A genome region from Tolypothrix sp. PCC 7712 includes the following:
- the hisD gene encoding histidinol dehydrogenase, with amino-acid sequence MLRIITQQADVIAELQRICDRTHDDQVLHKEATVREVLQAVKRQGNKAVLHYTAEFDNQTLKPEELRVTGSELDAAYQQVSQELLAAIRLACQQIEAFHRKRVPKSWVEFGDDDVVLGKRYNPVDRAGLYVPGGRSGYPSTVLMNAIPAKVAGVPRLVMVTPPGAGKAISPAVLVAAQEVGIQEIYRVGGAQAIAALAYGTETIPKVNVIAGPGNIYVTLAKKLVYGTVGIDCLAGPSEVLIIADETANPVHVATDMLAPAEHDPMAAAILLTTDAALAKNVQVAVERQLVDHPRRIDTEKAIAHYGLIVIVESLDAAAELANEFAPEHLELEIQDPWELLPKIRHAGAIFLGDSTPEAIGHYLAGPNHTLPTSGAARYASGLGVETFMKHSNIIQYSQSALQKVAGAIDVLATAEGFPSHADSVRRRIQREE; translated from the coding sequence ATGCTGCGAATCATTACTCAGCAGGCAGACGTTATAGCAGAACTACAACGTATCTGCGATCGCACCCATGATGACCAGGTGCTTCACAAAGAGGCAACGGTGCGAGAAGTGTTACAAGCAGTGAAGCGCCAAGGCAACAAGGCTGTGTTGCATTATACAGCCGAATTTGACAACCAAACTCTCAAGCCAGAGGAACTGCGCGTTACAGGTTCAGAACTAGATGCAGCTTACCAACAAGTTTCTCAAGAGTTGCTGGCAGCGATTCGGCTGGCTTGCCAACAAATTGAAGCCTTTCACCGTAAGCGAGTACCAAAAAGTTGGGTAGAATTTGGTGATGATGATGTAGTACTGGGCAAACGCTACAACCCTGTGGATCGTGCTGGTTTATATGTGCCTGGTGGTCGCTCTGGCTATCCTAGCACGGTACTGATGAATGCAATTCCGGCCAAGGTGGCTGGTGTACCGCGCTTAGTTATGGTAACCCCTCCAGGAGCAGGCAAAGCAATTAGCCCGGCTGTTTTAGTCGCAGCTCAAGAAGTTGGGATTCAAGAAATTTATCGCGTTGGGGGCGCACAAGCGATCGCGGCTTTAGCCTATGGTACAGAAACAATTCCTAAAGTTAATGTCATTGCTGGCCCAGGGAATATTTATGTGACACTGGCAAAAAAATTGGTCTATGGTACTGTCGGTATTGATTGTTTAGCTGGGCCAAGCGAAGTGCTAATTATTGCTGATGAAACCGCAAATCCCGTACATGTGGCTACTGATATGTTAGCACCAGCCGAACATGACCCAATGGCAGCAGCGATTTTGTTGACTACGGATGCGGCTTTGGCAAAAAACGTACAAGTTGCCGTGGAAAGACAATTGGTAGATCATCCCCGCAGAATAGATACAGAAAAAGCGATCGCTCACTATGGCTTAATTGTGATTGTAGAATCTCTCGATGCCGCAGCAGAACTCGCTAATGAGTTTGCCCCTGAACATTTAGAATTAGAAATTCAAGACCCTTGGGAATTACTACCAAAAATTCGCCATGCTGGGGCAATTTTCTTAGGAGACTCTACACCGGAAGCTATCGGGCATTATTTAGCTGGGCCAAATCATACTTTGCCTACCTCTGGTGCAGCTCGTTATGCTTCGGGGTTGGGTGTAGAAACTTTCATGAAACACTCCAATATTATTCAATATTCCCAATCTGCATTGCAGAAGGTAGCTGGTGCAATTGATGTATTGGCAACAGCAGAGGGATTCCCATCTCACGCCGATTCAGTAAGAAGACGAATTCAGCGTGAAGAATGA
- a CDS encoding universal stress protein encodes MLKTILVALDGSEVAERVIQTLDELALSEDSKVILCHVFPTPESEMELPADKPHSDSPTLSFFHIEKQLQAYQESLSVKSALELVNGDPAEEIIRLANIYNADLIVIGSRGLTGMKRIVLGSVSIQVVEEASCSVLVVKPN; translated from the coding sequence GTGCTAAAAACTATTTTGGTAGCTCTGGATGGTTCGGAAGTTGCAGAACGGGTAATTCAGACTTTAGATGAATTGGCGCTGTCAGAAGATAGCAAAGTGATTCTCTGTCATGTTTTTCCTACACCAGAGTCAGAGATGGAACTACCCGCCGATAAACCTCATTCAGATTCACCAACATTGTCTTTCTTTCATATTGAAAAGCAGCTGCAAGCTTACCAAGAGAGTTTGTCAGTTAAAAGTGCATTAGAACTGGTAAATGGCGATCCGGCGGAAGAGATTATTCGCTTGGCAAATATTTATAATGCTGACTTAATCGTTATTGGTAGTCGTGGTTTAACAGGAATGAAGCGAATTGTCCTGGGTTCTGTGAGTATTCAAGTTGTAGAAGAAGCGAGTTGTTCGGTGTTGGTGGTAAAGCCAAATTAG
- a CDS encoding Uma2 family endonuclease — protein MTITPAVTKRLTFQEYLAYDDGTDTRYELVNGELIPISLGSGEHGAVAEFLNVCFRSEINRLKLDWTSKQMVIGIRSPHAGRWDTSRIPDVLVIPMSQWRELRNREAVIELNEPPPLLVVEIVSESTKIVDYRAKRVEYNVLNIPEYWIVDPLLKKVTVFTLIEDLYEPVEFVDGDYIKSQIFPELQLTVEQVLTAEG, from the coding sequence ATGACAATAACTCCTGCAGTTACTAAACGACTAACTTTTCAGGAATATTTAGCTTATGACGATGGCACCGATACCCGCTATGAATTGGTCAATGGAGAACTAATTCCGATAAGTTTGGGAAGTGGGGAACATGGTGCAGTTGCAGAATTTTTAAATGTTTGTTTCCGCAGTGAAATTAACCGTTTAAAGTTAGATTGGACTTCTAAACAAATGGTTATTGGTATTCGTTCCCCACATGCTGGGCGATGGGATACCTCCAGAATTCCAGATGTATTGGTGATTCCCATGTCTCAGTGGCGTGAGTTAAGAAACCGCGAAGCAGTAATTGAACTTAACGAACCACCACCGTTGTTAGTTGTAGAAATCGTCAGTGAATCAACAAAGATTGTTGATTATCGAGCTAAACGAGTTGAGTATAATGTTCTCAATATTCCAGAGTATTGGATTGTTGATCCTTTACTCAAGAAAGTAACTGTGTTTACATTAATTGAAGACTTATACGAACCTGTAGAGTTCGTTGATGGTGATTACATAAAATCTCAAATTTTTCCAGAGTTGCAATTAACTGTAGAGCAAGTTTTAACTGCTGAGGGTTAA
- a CDS encoding HlyD family secretion protein, with amino-acid sequence MHNDPSPDLFRPISSDQFLPAISLWTTLGGLFLVSTVGIALVLAAVTHYNVTVTAPAIVRPAGDVRLVQAGSEGVVKKIVVKENQVVKSGDAIAYIDSSQLETKKSQLLGTIHQNNLQLSQIAAQVKTLQTQIAAESNSMQRAIAAAAADLRRNQRDYQDQKITTFTQVQEAEAALELAKEEMKRYQQLGNTGAIAILQIKEKEQAYKAALAKLKRAQAGLNPSNATVTIANERIAQEKAKGESTLATLKKEQEELIRRQVEIQNQINSDQKELTQVSTELQKTVIRTSEAGTILKLEIRNTGQVVRAGDAIAQISPNQAPLIVKARVAAADISKVRLCQATQVTQCNQGKVIMRVSAYPYPDYGTLNGAVRGISADAIAPQTNSNVAVVPYYEVTIEPDKLELIKGNQSYGIQPGMEVTADIIAQEETVLTFMLRKARLLTDL; translated from the coding sequence ATGCATAATGACCCCAGTCCAGACTTGTTTCGCCCCATCAGCAGCGATCAGTTTCTTCCAGCAATTAGTCTCTGGACAACTTTAGGGGGTTTATTTCTCGTTAGCACTGTAGGTATAGCCTTGGTTTTGGCTGCGGTAACTCACTACAACGTCACCGTTACAGCACCCGCTATCGTTCGCCCTGCAGGAGATGTACGTTTAGTGCAAGCAGGTAGTGAGGGAGTTGTGAAAAAGATTGTGGTGAAAGAAAATCAGGTGGTGAAATCAGGGGATGCGATCGCCTATATTGATTCTTCGCAACTGGAAACTAAAAAAAGTCAGCTTTTAGGTACGATTCACCAGAATAATTTACAGTTATCACAAATTGCAGCCCAAGTCAAGACGCTACAAACTCAAATCGCGGCGGAATCTAATTCTATGCAACGAGCGATCGCGGCGGCGGCGGCTGACTTGAGGCGCAACCAACGAGATTATCAAGACCAAAAAATCACCACTTTCACACAAGTGCAAGAAGCAGAAGCCGCGCTGGAATTAGCTAAGGAGGAAATGAAGCGATATCAGCAACTAGGAAATACAGGTGCGATCGCTATTCTGCAAATTAAAGAGAAAGAACAGGCTTATAAAGCAGCATTAGCTAAACTCAAACGTGCTCAAGCTGGACTTAACCCCAGTAATGCGACTGTGACAATCGCTAATGAACGTATTGCCCAAGAAAAGGCTAAAGGCGAATCGACACTGGCGACTTTGAAGAAAGAACAAGAAGAATTAATTCGCCGTCAAGTTGAAATCCAAAACCAGATTAATAGCGACCAAAAAGAATTAACACAAGTCTCTACAGAACTGCAAAAAACTGTCATTCGCACCTCAGAGGCGGGTACAATTTTGAAGCTGGAAATTAGAAATACTGGGCAGGTAGTGCGTGCGGGAGATGCGATCGCGCAAATTTCCCCTAATCAAGCACCTTTAATTGTGAAAGCCCGTGTAGCGGCGGCTGATATTAGTAAAGTGCGCCTATGTCAAGCTACTCAAGTAACGCAATGTAACCAGGGTAAAGTTATTATGCGGGTTTCTGCTTATCCTTACCCAGATTATGGCACGCTCAATGGTGCGGTTCGAGGCATTAGCGCTGATGCAATTGCACCCCAAACTAATAGTAATGTTGCAGTTGTACCTTACTATGAAGTCACAATCGAGCCGGATAAACTGGAGCTAATTAAAGGTAATCAATCCTATGGCATTCAACCAGGTATGGAAGTAACAGCCGATATTATTGCCCAGGAAGAAACTGTATTGACATTTATGTTAAGAAAAGCCAGGTTACTCACAGATTTGTAG
- the hslO gene encoding Hsp33 family molecular chaperone HslO yields MADQLIRATAADGGIRAVGVITTRLTEEARQRHKLSYVATAALGRTMAAGLLMASSMKRPGSRVNVRVKGDGPLSGILVDAGLDGTVRGYVGNPSIELPPNAKGKLDVGGAVGKGFLYVVRDIGYGYPYSSTVELVSGEIGDDVAHYLVSSEQTPSALVLGVFVGANGVTAAGGLLVQVLPKAARDEALVATLESRVAALSGFTPLLQAGKNLPEIFTDLLGDMDLNIFPESQILRFHCGCSFDRMLGALKILGEAELQDMIVKDDGAEATCDFCGRVYQASSDQLAQLIVDLQTESSVSG; encoded by the coding sequence ATGGCGGATCAATTAATTCGCGCCACGGCAGCCGACGGTGGGATTAGAGCCGTAGGTGTGATCACTACGCGCCTCACAGAAGAAGCAAGACAACGTCACAAGCTATCTTATGTGGCAACAGCAGCACTGGGGCGGACTATGGCAGCAGGCTTGTTAATGGCTTCTAGTATGAAGCGGCCAGGCTCTAGAGTGAACGTCCGGGTGAAAGGTGATGGCCCGTTGAGTGGCATTTTGGTAGATGCGGGGTTAGATGGTACAGTCCGTGGCTACGTAGGTAACCCATCTATAGAATTACCACCTAACGCTAAAGGTAAATTAGATGTTGGTGGTGCAGTAGGTAAGGGTTTTCTCTACGTTGTCCGGGATATCGGTTATGGCTACCCTTACTCGAGTACGGTAGAACTGGTTTCTGGTGAAATTGGTGATGATGTCGCCCATTACTTGGTAAGTTCTGAACAAACACCTTCAGCGCTGGTTTTAGGTGTATTTGTGGGCGCAAATGGCGTAACGGCGGCGGGTGGATTGTTGGTGCAAGTGTTACCTAAAGCTGCTAGGGATGAAGCTTTAGTTGCCACCTTAGAATCACGAGTAGCTGCTTTATCAGGATTTACACCATTATTGCAAGCAGGCAAGAACTTGCCGGAAATCTTCACAGATTTACTGGGAGATATGGATCTGAATATATTTCCGGAAAGCCAAATTCTGCGCTTCCACTGTGGTTGCTCCTTTGATCGGATGTTGGGAGCATTAAAAATCTTGGGAGAAGCTGAACTACAAGATATGATCGTGAAAGATGATGGCGCTGAAGCCACTTGCGACTTTTGCGGCCGAGTCTACCAGGCCAGCAGCGATCAGTTGGCTCAGTTAATTGTCGATTTGCAGACGGAATCTTCGGTCTCTGGTTAG
- the crtD gene encoding C-3',4' desaturase CrtD gives MPSLSLDKKASRVIVVGAGIGGLTAGALLAHKGYSVLILDQALVPGGCASTFKRRGFTFDVGATQVAGLEPGGIHHRIFSELGIDLPAATPCDPACAVYLPGESTPINVWRDREKWREERQRQFPGSEPFWQLLATLFEASWEFQGRDPVLPPRNLWDLWQLTQAVRPSTLITVPFTLFTVGDALRLYGLGNDQRLRTFLDLQLKLYSQVNAEETALLYAATALSVSQLPQGLFHLQGSMQVLSDRLVESLERDGGKLLLRHTVEKITVDNAQAKAVTIRNQQSGEVWTETADHIITNVTVQNLVQLLGDAAPAGYKQRVEKLPPSSGAFVVYLGVDASAIPPECPPHLQFLYNPDGPIGENNSLFVSVSHPGDGRAPEGKATIIASSFVDTRRWWQTENYEELKQQYTEEAIARLAKFFYLKPETIIHQEAATPRTFAHFTARDRGIVGGIGQRIPNFGPFGFANRTPINHLWLVGDSTHPGEGTAGVSYSALTVVRQILNS, from the coding sequence ATGCCCAGTCTATCGCTTGACAAAAAAGCATCTCGTGTCATTGTCGTCGGTGCAGGAATAGGTGGGCTAACTGCTGGTGCATTATTAGCCCATAAAGGTTACAGCGTTTTAATCTTAGACCAAGCCCTTGTACCTGGGGGTTGTGCTTCTACGTTTAAACGCCGAGGATTTACTTTTGATGTCGGCGCAACCCAAGTCGCTGGTTTAGAACCTGGGGGGATTCATCACCGGATTTTCTCAGAATTGGGAATAGATTTACCTGCAGCCACACCTTGCGATCCGGCTTGTGCGGTTTATCTCCCAGGGGAATCGACACCCATCAACGTTTGGCGCGATCGCGAAAAATGGCGAGAAGAACGCCAACGACAATTTCCTGGTAGCGAACCATTCTGGCAATTGTTAGCAACTCTATTTGAAGCTAGCTGGGAGTTTCAAGGACGCGATCCGGTGCTACCACCACGTAATTTATGGGATTTGTGGCAGTTAACTCAGGCGGTACGTCCCAGTACATTAATTACTGTGCCCTTCACTTTATTTACTGTGGGCGATGCTTTACGGCTATATGGATTAGGTAACGATCAACGCTTACGGACTTTTTTAGATTTACAACTGAAGCTGTATTCCCAAGTCAATGCAGAAGAAACAGCCTTACTTTATGCAGCCACAGCGTTGAGTGTCTCCCAACTTCCCCAAGGATTATTTCACCTCCAGGGTAGTATGCAAGTCCTAAGCGATCGCCTGGTAGAATCTTTGGAAAGAGATGGCGGTAAATTATTGCTGCGCCACACCGTCGAAAAAATTACTGTAGACAATGCTCAAGCCAAAGCCGTCACTATTCGCAATCAACAAAGCGGCGAAGTCTGGACAGAAACAGCCGACCATATTATTACCAATGTCACTGTGCAAAACCTCGTCCAGCTTTTAGGCGACGCAGCGCCAGCAGGTTATAAACAGCGAGTCGAAAAATTACCCCCATCATCAGGGGCGTTTGTCGTCTATTTAGGTGTAGATGCTAGCGCCATTCCGCCCGAATGCCCACCGCATCTGCAATTTTTATACAACCCCGATGGGCCAATTGGCGAAAATAATTCTCTATTTGTCTCCGTTAGTCATCCCGGAGATGGTCGCGCCCCGGAAGGTAAAGCCACAATTATTGCCTCATCTTTTGTAGATACACGTAGGTGGTGGCAAACTGAGAATTATGAAGAACTCAAGCAGCAGTATACAGAAGAAGCGATCGCCCGCCTAGCAAAATTCTTCTACCTCAAACCCGAAACCATCATTCACCAAGAAGCCGCCACACCCCGCACCTTCGCCCATTTCACAGCACGCGATCGCGGTATCGTGGGCGGTATCGGTCAACGTATCCCCAACTTCGGCCCCTTCGGTTTTGCCAATCGTACACCAATCAACCACCTCTGGTTAGTCGGTGACTCCACTCACCCCGGCGAAGGAACAGCAGGAGTAAGTTACTCAGCGCTAACTGTCGTGCGACAAATATTAAATAGCTGA
- a CDS encoding pentapeptide repeat-containing protein, producing the protein MSSKPGILIKQPVSVFSKRLNVNFGSGFTALTKAVVNGLTGNVSNVPENLVEMGAAVGLAKEPGEIAWLLIFRSLIQAMASLVDDNQDLLKKVDNDEIETIVKHRLENCLQNLEATELTIDSNFFAHPEELAIVPAIKEPFRQWLTEFVTTPAQAEAISNRLSTEFVYSLIEEWKKNSDKYTVLQTELNTPFIKASEREQAWQRYSIWLQKQVNERMFSEAFSLEQVYVPLRAYYERKIAGEDDDDFASGVRQNYKLDKKTERIIVDLQAELQTWLDEADQKDAIRVISGGPGSGKSSFSKIFAATQAKIGKISVLFIPLHLFDPEDDLVNGIGNFINDLRDIPLPPNPLDKDNKVEKLLIIFDGLDELAMQGKMGEEVAQKFLSEVQRQVTTFNHVQIRLQVLISGRELVIQKNQSDFRKPKQILHVLPYFVDEEERKQNNYIDAQNLLKQDQRQIWWCNYGKASGRGYDSLPAELDKGHLREITSQPLLNYLVALSLVRGAVKFSDDSNLNEIYADLLTAVYQRSWGHDNPIIKGVTEKDFVRILESIAVAAWHGGDVRVTTVSEIDKYCDRNILERILNIFKQDKKASLTRLLTAFYFRQRGLKGREETFEFTHKSFGEYLTARRIVQELKLINNQLKANKEDSDYGWNKLQALERWAKLCGSTAMDNDIFRFIIDEIRLQKDKYQVDVAEWQQTICDLIGYMLKNGMPMEKLQLTNFQEANRQARNAEEVLLAILNACARVIKKVSQIIWPYPDAFGNWIYRLRGHRVERYSNDVLSLNCLSFLNLQNCILSSQDFSGANLEGAILKGSNLERAILKGSNLQQVNLKGSNLQQVNLNGVNLEWANLEGANLQDAILQNVNLQEVNLNIVNLEGAILQNVNLEGAILESANLEGAILQNVNLEGAILESANLEGAILQNVNIESANVHGTILEGKI; encoded by the coding sequence ATGAGCAGCAAACCTGGAATTCTCATCAAGCAGCCTGTTTCCGTCTTCAGCAAGCGTCTTAATGTTAACTTCGGGAGTGGTTTTACAGCGCTAACCAAAGCTGTAGTGAATGGGTTGACTGGTAATGTTAGCAACGTTCCCGAAAATTTGGTAGAGATGGGTGCTGCTGTTGGCTTGGCTAAAGAACCGGGAGAAATAGCTTGGCTTTTAATTTTTCGTTCTTTAATTCAAGCAATGGCTAGTTTAGTAGATGATAATCAGGATTTACTCAAAAAAGTTGATAATGATGAGATTGAGACTATAGTTAAACACCGTTTAGAAAACTGTCTCCAAAATTTAGAAGCCACAGAATTAACAATTGACAGCAATTTTTTTGCTCATCCTGAAGAATTAGCCATTGTTCCAGCCATCAAAGAACCTTTTCGCCAGTGGTTAACAGAATTTGTCACCACACCAGCACAAGCAGAAGCAATTAGTAATCGTCTTTCTACAGAGTTTGTCTATTCACTCATTGAGGAATGGAAGAAAAATAGCGATAAATATACAGTTTTACAAACTGAACTAAATACCCCGTTTATTAAAGCAAGCGAAAGAGAACAAGCTTGGCAACGTTACTCTATATGGTTGCAAAAACAAGTTAATGAACGGATGTTTTCTGAAGCATTTAGTCTGGAACAAGTTTATGTTCCCCTCCGTGCTTACTATGAACGCAAAATAGCAGGTGAAGATGATGATGATTTTGCTAGCGGGGTAAGACAGAACTATAAACTAGATAAAAAAACTGAACGGATTATTGTTGATTTACAAGCAGAACTCCAAACTTGGTTAGACGAAGCTGATCAAAAAGATGCTATCCGGGTAATTAGTGGCGGGCCAGGAAGTGGTAAATCTTCCTTTTCTAAAATTTTTGCAGCTACACAGGCAAAGATAGGCAAAATCTCAGTTTTATTTATTCCCTTGCACCTGTTTGATCCAGAAGATGATTTAGTTAATGGTATCGGTAATTTTATTAATGACTTGCGTGATATTCCTTTACCACCTAATCCTTTAGATAAAGACAACAAGGTAGAAAAATTACTAATTATTTTTGATGGTTTAGATGAATTAGCTATGCAGGGCAAGATGGGAGAGGAAGTTGCTCAAAAGTTTTTAAGTGAAGTCCAAAGACAAGTCACTACATTTAATCATGTTCAAATTCGGTTGCAGGTTTTAATTAGTGGAAGAGAATTAGTTATCCAAAAAAATCAAAGCGATTTTCGTAAACCTAAGCAAATCCTTCATGTTCTTCCTTATTTTGTAGATGAGGAAGAAAGAAAGCAGAATAATTACATTGATGCTCAAAATTTATTAAAGCAAGACCAACGGCAAATTTGGTGGTGTAATTATGGTAAAGCTAGCGGTCGTGGATATGACAGCTTACCTGCAGAATTAGACAAGGGACATTTAAGAGAAATTACATCCCAGCCGTTATTAAATTACTTGGTTGCTTTAAGCTTAGTTCGTGGTGCAGTTAAATTTTCCGATGATAGTAACCTCAATGAAATTTATGCAGATTTACTCACAGCAGTTTATCAAAGAAGTTGGGGTCATGATAATCCAATTATTAAGGGAGTTACAGAAAAAGATTTTGTTCGGATTCTAGAAAGTATTGCTGTTGCTGCTTGGCATGGAGGCGATGTTAGGGTAACGACGGTTTCAGAAATTGATAAGTATTGTGATAGGAATATTCTGGAACGGATATTAAATATCTTTAAGCAAGATAAAAAAGCTAGCTTAACTCGTTTGTTAACTGCTTTCTATTTCCGTCAACGTGGCTTAAAAGGTCGTGAGGAGACTTTTGAATTTACTCACAAAAGCTTTGGTGAGTATTTAACTGCAAGACGTATTGTGCAGGAATTAAAACTCATTAATAATCAGCTAAAAGCTAACAAAGAAGATTCAGATTATGGATGGAATAAGCTACAAGCTTTAGAACGCTGGGCGAAGTTATGCGGTTCAACCGCTATGGATAATGATATTTTTAGATTTATTATCGATGAAATTCGATTACAGAAAGATAAATATCAGGTTGATGTTGCTGAATGGCAGCAGACAATATGTGACTTAATAGGTTATATGTTAAAAAATGGAATGCCGATGGAGAAATTGCAGTTAACCAATTTTCAGGAAGCAAATCGGCAAGCACGTAATGCAGAAGAAGTGCTGTTAGCTATTTTGAATGCTTGTGCAAGGGTGATAAAAAAGGTTTCTCAGATTATATGGCCTTATCCTGACGCTTTTGGTAATTGGATTTATCGCCTACGTGGACACAGAGTTGAGCGTTATAGTAATGATGTTTTGTCCTTAAATTGCTTAAGTTTTTTAAATTTACAAAACTGTATTTTATCCTCCCAAGATTTTAGTGGGGCAAATCTTGAAGGAGCGATTCTTAAAGGGTCAAATCTTGAACGGGCAATTCTTAAAGGGTCAAATCTTCAGCAGGTGAATCTTAAAGGGTCAAATCTTCAGCAGGTGAATCTTAATGGAGTGAATCTTGAATGGGCAAATCTGGAAGGAGCAAATCTTCAAGACGCGATTCTTCAAAATGTGAATCTTCAAGAGGTAAATCTTAATATAGTGAATCTTGAAGGTGCGATTCTTCAAAATGTGAATCTTGAAGGTGCGATTCTTGAAAGTGCCAATCTTGAAGGCGCGATTCTGCAAAATGTGAATCTTGAAGGTGCGATTCTTGAAAGTGCCAATCTTGAAGGCGCGATTCTGCAAAATGTGAATATTGAAAGTGCAAATGTTCACGGCACTATTCTGGAAGGCAAAATCTAA
- a CDS encoding M16 family metallopeptidase, giving the protein MTSTLVKFPRLNAPTLHQLPNGLTIVVEQMPIEAVNLSLWIKVGSAVESDTINGMAHFLEHMIFKGTERLASGEFERRIEERGAVTNAATSQDYTHYYITTAPKDFAELAPLQIDVVLNPSIDDDAFERERLVVLEEIRRSEDNPQRRTFRRSMELAFERLPYRRPVLGPESVISQLKPQQMRNFHGSMYQPQSITAVAVGNLPTAELIDIVAQGIAEATSNKNAPLPAYHTPHLPEPAFTEIVRQEFVDESLQQARLVMVWRVPGLQYIDETYALDVLAGVLAHGRTSRLVQDLREERHLVSSISVSNMSNQLQGTFYISAKCAVENLQAVEEAIAQHIRILHTELVKESEIARVRRRVANRFIFGNETPSDRAGLYGYYQSMLGNLEPAFNYPANIQAQEATDLMQAAQQYLSPDAYGVVVIKPA; this is encoded by the coding sequence ATGACCTCAACCCTGGTAAAATTTCCTCGTCTCAACGCTCCAACACTACACCAGCTACCCAACGGTTTAACAATAGTAGTGGAGCAAATGCCGATTGAAGCCGTTAACCTAAGTTTGTGGATTAAGGTAGGCTCGGCAGTAGAATCGGATACCATTAATGGCATGGCTCACTTTTTAGAGCACATGATTTTTAAAGGTACAGAACGCCTAGCTAGTGGCGAGTTTGAACGTCGCATTGAAGAACGGGGAGCCGTTACTAATGCGGCTACTAGCCAAGATTACACTCATTACTACATCACTACTGCTCCCAAAGATTTTGCCGAACTTGCGCCGCTACAAATTGATGTCGTATTGAATCCCAGTATTGATGATGACGCTTTTGAACGGGAACGCTTGGTAGTACTAGAAGAAATTCGGCGTTCCGAAGATAATCCCCAGCGGCGGACTTTTCGGCGGTCGATGGAATTGGCGTTTGAACGGTTACCTTATCGTCGTCCAGTGTTGGGCCCAGAATCGGTGATTTCCCAACTAAAACCCCAGCAAATGCGGAATTTCCACGGGAGTATGTATCAACCCCAGTCGATTACGGCTGTGGCTGTAGGAAATTTACCGACAGCAGAATTAATTGATATTGTTGCCCAAGGAATTGCTGAGGCTACTAGTAACAAAAATGCACCACTCCCTGCTTATCACACACCACATCTACCCGAACCTGCGTTTACAGAAATAGTCCGTCAAGAATTTGTTGATGAAAGTCTCCAGCAAGCCAGGCTAGTAATGGTATGGCGAGTTCCAGGGTTGCAATATATTGATGAAACTTACGCACTGGATGTTTTAGCGGGAGTTTTAGCCCACGGACGCACATCAAGACTGGTGCAGGATTTACGAGAAGAACGGCATTTAGTGTCTTCGATTTCTGTCAGTAATATGAGTAATCAACTGCAAGGCACGTTTTATATTTCCGCCAAGTGTGCAGTAGAAAACTTACAAGCAGTAGAAGAAGCGATCGCACAACATATCCGCATTTTACACACAGAACTAGTCAAAGAATCAGAAATTGCCCGTGTACGCCGACGTGTAGCCAACCGATTTATTTTTGGTAATGAAACACCAAGCGATCGCGCTGGCTTGTATGGTTATTATCAATCCATGCTAGGAAATCTAGAACCAGCCTTTAACTACCCCGCAAACATTCAAGCCCAAGAAGCAACCGACTTAATGCAAGCCGCCCAACAATATCTTTCTCCCGATGCTTATGGTGTAGTTGTCATCAAGCCGGCATAG